The genome window GTGGTCGGCAGGCTCTACACCGACGTCGAGCGCGCGCTCGCCGAAGCCCCGCGCGTGCCGCTCGCCGCGCCCGCGGGCAGCGCGATCTTCTTCCACGGCGACGTGGTGCACGGCTCGCAAGTGAACCGCTCGAGCGCGAGCCGCCGCGCCTTCGTGCTGACCTACCAGCCCGCGGGTCACTCGCAGTTCCGCCGCCCGGGCGTGCGCGACGTGGGCGCTACGAGAACCTGACGCGAATCAGCCCTTCCTGAGTCACCGAAGCGACGAGCTTCCCGTCGCGCGTGAAGACGCTGCCGCGGTTGAACCCGCGCGCGCCGGACGCGCTCGGGCTGTCCTGGGCGTAGAGCAGCCATTCGTCGGCGCGGAACGGCCGGTGGAACCACATGGCGTGGTCGAGGCTCGCCGACTGCAGCTTGTCGTTCCACCACGACACGGCGTGGGGCAGGGTGCTGGTGTCGAGCAAAGTCAGGTCCGAGGCGTACGCCAACACACACTGGTGTAGCGCGGGGTCGTCCGGCAGTCGGTCGACCGCACGGAACCACACGTGCTGCACGGGCGGCCGCGGCTCGGGGTCGAACTCGTCCTGGGGATCGATCGGCCGCACCTCGATCGGGCGCGCGCGCGTGAAGATCGGCCGCATGCGCT of Myxococcota bacterium contains these proteins:
- the tesB gene encoding acyl-CoA thioesterase II, whose translation is MFRGVSPREGWQRVFGGQVIGQALVAAGRTVEGRTAHSFHAYFLRPGDPEVPILYDVDRIRDGTSFTTRRVVAIQHGRPIFNLQASFQVEEPGFEHQAEMPKVRGPDGLKSETELRMEVADRLPERMRPIFTRARPIEVRPIDPQDEFDPEPRPPVQHVWFRAVDRLPDDPALHQCVLAYASDLTLLDTSTLPHAVSWWNDKLQSASLDHAMWFHRPFRADEWLLYAQDSPSASGARGFNRGSVFTRDGKLVASVTQEGLIRVRFS